Proteins encoded in a region of the Lemur catta isolate mLemCat1 chromosome 14, mLemCat1.pri, whole genome shotgun sequence genome:
- the CISD1 gene encoding CDGSH iron-sulfur domain-containing protein 1: MSLTSSSSIRVEWIAAVTIAAGTAAIGYLAYKRFYVKDHRNKAMVNLHIQKDNPKVVHAFDMEDLGDKAVYCRCWRSKKFPFCDGAHTKHNEETGDNVGPLIIKKKET; this comes from the exons ATGAGTCTGACCTCCAGTTCCAGCATACGAG TTGAATGGATCGCAGCAGTTACCATTGCTGCTGGAACAGCTGCAATCGGTTATCTAGCTTACAAAAGATTCTATGTTAAAGATCATCGCAATAAAGCAATGGTAAACCTTCACATCCAGAAAGACAACCCCAAGGTAGTACATGCTTTTGACATGGAGGATTTGGGAGACAAAGCTGTGTACTGCCGTTGTTGGAGATCCAAAAAG tTCCCATTCTGTGATGGGGCTCACACAAAACACAACGAGGAGACTGGAGACAATGTGGGGCCTCTgatcatcaagaaaaaagaaacttaa